One window from the genome of Thermus sediminis encodes:
- a CDS encoding GreA/GreB family elongation factor, with protein MAREVKLTKAGYERLMRQLEQERERLQEATKILQELMESSDDYDDSGLEAAKQEKARIEARIDSLEDVLSRAVILEEGSGEVIGLGSVVELEDPATGERLEVQVVSPAEASVLETPMKISDASPMGKALLGHRMGDVLSLETPRGRKEFRVVAVHG; from the coding sequence ATGGCGCGCGAAGTGAAGCTGACCAAGGCCGGCTACGAGCGGCTCATGAGGCAACTGGAGCAGGAAAGGGAGCGCCTGCAGGAGGCCACCAAGATCCTGCAGGAGCTGATGGAGTCCAGCGACGACTACGACGACTCGGGGCTAGAGGCGGCCAAACAGGAGAAGGCCCGGATCGAGGCCCGGATCGACAGCCTCGAGGACGTCCTGTCCCGCGCGGTGATCCTCGAGGAGGGCTCGGGCGAGGTCATCGGCCTGGGCTCGGTGGTGGAGCTGGAGGACCCCGCCACGGGGGAGCGCCTCGAGGTCCAGGTGGTCTCCCCCGCCGAGGCCAGCGTCCTGGAAACCCCCATGAAGATCTCCGACGCCTCCCCCATGGGCAAGGCCCTCCTGGGCCACCGGATGGGGGACGTCCTCTCCTTGGAGACCCCCAGGGGCAGGAAGGAGTTCCGGGTGGTGGCGGTCCACGGATGA
- the lysS gene encoding lysine--tRNA ligase, with protein sequence MSEQTRQRLLNLEALVEAGFAPYPYRFPKTHSAGEILKAKAGAPPETEWPEEVALAGRVTALRRMGKITFAHILDETGRIQLYFQKDLTPGYELLKKLDVGDLLGVRGTPFTTKTGEVTVKVLSWTPLAKSLRPLPDKWHGLKDKEVRYRQRYLDLIVSPEVREVFRRRSEMVRYIRRFFEEKGFLEVETPILQATTGGAEARPFKTHHHALNDEFYLRISLELHLKRLLVGGYEKVFEIGRVFRNEGMDHNHNPEFTMLEAYWAYADYQDMALLVEELLSGLVLHLFGGYEVPYGGRLLNFKPPFRRLSFVETLRERAGLPFDPLDLERLRLWADARHPELAQVPSYKLLDKLFGLYVEPELQDPTFVFDFPLAISPLAKRHRERPGLAERWDLFAGGMELAPAYSELNDPLDQRARFLEQARRRKEGDEEAPEPDEDFLLALEHGMPPAAGLGLGIDRLAMLLTDQPSLRDVLLFPLMKPKREAQEEALEGA encoded by the coding sequence ATGAGCGAGCAGACGCGCCAACGCCTTCTCAACCTGGAAGCCCTGGTGGAGGCGGGCTTTGCCCCCTACCCCTACCGCTTCCCCAAGACCCACAGCGCCGGGGAGATCCTCAAGGCCAAGGCCGGGGCCCCCCCGGAGACGGAGTGGCCCGAGGAGGTGGCCCTGGCGGGCAGGGTGACGGCCCTAAGGCGCATGGGCAAGATCACCTTCGCCCACATCCTGGACGAAACGGGCAGGATCCAACTCTACTTCCAGAAGGACCTCACCCCGGGCTACGAGCTTTTGAAAAAGCTGGACGTGGGAGACCTCCTGGGGGTGAGGGGCACCCCCTTCACCACCAAGACCGGGGAGGTCACGGTCAAGGTCCTCTCCTGGACCCCCCTGGCGAAAAGCCTCCGCCCCCTCCCCGACAAGTGGCACGGCCTCAAGGACAAGGAGGTGCGCTACCGCCAGCGCTACCTGGACTTGATCGTCAGCCCCGAGGTGCGGGAGGTCTTCAGGAGGCGCTCGGAGATGGTGCGCTACATCCGGCGCTTCTTTGAGGAGAAGGGGTTTTTGGAGGTGGAAACCCCCATCCTCCAGGCCACCACCGGGGGGGCCGAGGCCCGCCCCTTCAAGACCCATCACCACGCCCTGAACGACGAGTTCTACCTGCGCATCTCCCTGGAGCTCCACCTGAAGCGCCTCCTGGTGGGGGGGTACGAAAAGGTCTTTGAGATAGGCCGGGTCTTCCGCAACGAGGGGATGGACCACAACCACAACCCCGAGTTCACCATGCTGGAGGCCTACTGGGCCTACGCCGACTACCAGGACATGGCCCTTCTGGTGGAGGAGCTCCTCTCCGGCCTCGTCCTCCACCTCTTCGGGGGCTACGAGGTTCCCTACGGGGGCCGCCTCCTCAACTTCAAGCCCCCCTTCCGCCGCCTCTCCTTCGTGGAGACCCTGAGGGAAAGGGCGGGCCTACCCTTTGACCCTTTGGACCTGGAGAGGCTCCGCCTCTGGGCCGACGCCCGCCATCCCGAGCTCGCCCAGGTGCCGAGCTACAAGCTCCTGGACAAGCTCTTCGGCCTCTACGTGGAGCCCGAGCTCCAGGACCCCACCTTCGTCTTCGACTTCCCCCTGGCCATCAGCCCCCTGGCCAAGCGCCACCGGGAGAGGCCCGGCCTCGCGGAGCGCTGGGACCTCTTCGCCGGGGGGATGGAGCTCGCCCCGGCCTACTCCGAGCTCAACGATCCCCTGGACCAGAGGGCGCGGTTCCTGGAGCAGGCGAGAAGGCGCAAGGAAGGGGACGAGGAGGCTCCGGAGCCCGACGAGGACTTCCTCCTGGCCCTGGAGCACGGCATGCCCCCGGCGGCGGGCCTGGGCCTGGGGATAGACCGCCTGGCCATGCTCCTCACCGACCAGCCCTCCCTGAGGGACGTCCTCCTCTTCCCCCTGATGAAGCCCAAGCGGGAAGCCCAGGAAGAGGCCTTGGAAGGGGCGTAG
- a CDS encoding acyl-CoA mutase large subunit family protein — MRKKHDWLRETYQKSLEKMPERPVAHRTLSDIAPEPLYTPEDIGVLDPEYGEKRGFPGEYPYTRGVYGSMYRSKLWTMRMFAGFGTAEQTNARFKKLLQAGQTGLSVAFDLPTLMGYDSDHPLAKGEVGKCGVAVSSLADMEILFDGINLEEVTTSMTINSPANAIWAMYLAVAKKRGYDWKRLGGTIQNDILKEFIAQKEYIFPPEPSVKLVIDTFEWGPKNVPKWNFISVSGYHIREAGSTAVQELAWTLADGFEYVEAALKRGLDIDEFAPRISFFFDVHNDFFEEIAKFRAARRIWAKEMRHRYGAKNPQSWALRTHAQTAGASLTAQQPLNNIARVAIQALAAVLGGTNSLHTDAYDEALALPTEESATIALRTQQIIAYETGVTHTIDPLAGSYYVEWLTDEMERQAMAIIGEIRRMGGVVRAIEEGYFLRELAEASYRYQQEVERKERIIVGVNAFTDEIPLKVPIQLVDPEVERVQAERLAQVRRERDSRRVAEALEGLHRAAKEGQNTMPHFVECALAYCTLGEMMDVLREVYGTYQEPAYV, encoded by the coding sequence ATGCGGAAGAAGCACGACTGGCTCAGGGAGACCTACCAGAAGAGCCTGGAAAAGATGCCGGAGAGGCCCGTGGCCCACCGCACCCTCTCGGACATCGCCCCCGAACCCCTCTACACCCCCGAGGACATCGGGGTCCTGGACCCGGAGTACGGGGAGAAGCGGGGCTTCCCCGGGGAGTACCCCTACACCCGGGGGGTTTACGGGTCCATGTACCGGTCCAAGCTCTGGACCATGCGCATGTTCGCGGGCTTCGGCACCGCGGAGCAGACCAACGCGCGCTTCAAGAAGCTCCTCCAGGCGGGGCAGACGGGGCTTTCCGTGGCCTTTGACCTCCCCACCCTCATGGGCTACGACTCCGACCACCCCCTCGCCAAGGGCGAGGTGGGGAAGTGCGGGGTGGCCGTGAGCAGCCTGGCGGATATGGAGATCCTCTTTGACGGCATCAACCTCGAGGAGGTCACCACCTCCATGACCATCAACTCCCCCGCCAACGCCATCTGGGCCATGTACCTGGCGGTGGCCAAGAAAAGGGGCTACGACTGGAAGAGGCTTGGGGGGACCATCCAGAACGACATCCTCAAGGAGTTCATCGCCCAGAAGGAGTACATTTTCCCCCCCGAGCCCAGCGTGAAGCTGGTCATCGACACCTTTGAGTGGGGGCCCAAGAACGTCCCCAAGTGGAACTTCATCTCCGTCTCGGGCTACCACATCCGGGAGGCGGGCTCCACGGCGGTCCAGGAGCTGGCCTGGACCCTGGCCGACGGCTTTGAGTACGTGGAAGCCGCCCTCAAGCGGGGCCTGGACATCGACGAGTTCGCCCCCAGGATCAGCTTCTTCTTTGACGTCCACAACGACTTCTTTGAGGAGATCGCCAAGTTCCGGGCGGCCCGGCGCATCTGGGCCAAGGAGATGCGCCACCGCTACGGGGCCAAGAACCCCCAGAGCTGGGCCCTCCGCACCCACGCCCAGACCGCCGGGGCCTCCCTCACCGCCCAGCAACCCCTGAACAACATCGCCCGGGTGGCCATCCAGGCCTTGGCGGCGGTCCTTGGGGGCACCAACAGCCTCCACACCGACGCCTACGACGAGGCCCTGGCACTGCCCACGGAGGAGAGCGCCACCATTGCCCTAAGGACCCAGCAGATCATCGCCTACGAGACCGGGGTCACCCACACCATAGACCCCCTGGCGGGGAGCTACTACGTGGAGTGGCTCACCGACGAGATGGAGCGCCAGGCCATGGCCATCATCGGGGAGATCCGCCGCATGGGGGGCGTGGTGCGGGCCATCGAGGAGGGGTACTTCCTCCGGGAGCTAGCCGAGGCCAGCTACCGCTACCAGCAGGAGGTGGAGCGCAAGGAGCGGATCATCGTGGGGGTGAACGCCTTCACCGACGAGATCCCCCTCAAGGTGCCCATCCAGCTGGTGGACCCCGAGGTGGAAAGGGTGCAGGCGGAGAGGCTCGCCCAGGTGCGCCGGGAGCGGGACTCGAGGCGGGTGGCCGAGGCCCTGGAGGGGCTTCACCGGGCGGCCAAAGAGGGCCAGAACACCATGCCCCACTTCGTGGAGTGCGCCCTGGCCTACTGCACCCTGGGGGAGATGATGGACGTCCTGCGGGAGGTCTACGGCACCTACCAGGAGCCGGCCTACGTCTAA
- a CDS encoding cobalamin B12-binding domain-containing protein, whose translation MAAMDRRIRVLIAKPGLDGHDRGAKVVARALRDAGMEVIYTGLRQTPEMIVSAAIQEDVDAIGLSILSGAHMHYFREVKRLLEEQGASDILLFGGGIIPDEDVPKLKALGVAAVFGPGTSTQEVVDFLRRRVPERWRAQEGV comes from the coding sequence ATGGCGGCAATGGACAGGCGCATTCGGGTCCTCATCGCCAAGCCGGGGTTAGACGGCCACGACCGGGGGGCCAAGGTCGTGGCCCGCGCCCTCCGGGACGCAGGGATGGAGGTCATCTACACTGGGCTCCGGCAGACCCCGGAGATGATCGTCTCCGCCGCCATCCAGGAGGACGTGGACGCCATCGGGCTTTCCATCCTCTCTGGGGCCCACATGCACTACTTCCGGGAGGTGAAGCGCCTCCTAGAGGAGCAGGGGGCCTCGGACATCCTCCTCTTCGGCGGAGGGATCATCCCCGATGAGGACGTGCCCAAGCTGAAGGCGCTGGGGGTGGCCGCCGTCTTTGGCCCTGGCACCAGCACCCAGGAGGTGGTGGACTTTCTGAGGCGGAGGGTGCCCGAGCGCTGGCGGGCCCAGGAAGGGGTTTGA
- a CDS encoding peroxidase-related enzyme (This protein belongs to a clade of uncharacterized proteins related to peroxidases such as the alkylhydroperoxidase AhpD.), whose protein sequence is METVEAERIAWLRVPAEESLPEEVRALFGKFREKTGLVPNVARAFALLPEHFLRWFRYYDFLMRSEGYLSRKEREMIAVVVSAENRCEYCLASHSAYLREVSGDETLPEVLAANYRRAPLSPRERALLDFAVKVTGPSWTLGEEDLVPLRAAGLCDEAILEAAQVAAMFNFTNRLANALGWKPNPEYYRLGRGGP, encoded by the coding sequence ATGGAAACGGTAGAAGCCGAAAGGATCGCCTGGCTTAGGGTCCCCGCAGAGGAAAGCCTTCCCGAAGAGGTCCGGGCCCTTTTCGGCAAGTTCCGGGAAAAGACCGGGCTGGTGCCCAACGTGGCCCGGGCCTTCGCCCTCCTCCCCGAACACTTCCTGCGTTGGTTCCGCTACTACGACTTCCTCATGCGCTCCGAGGGCTACCTCTCCCGCAAGGAGCGGGAGATGATTGCGGTGGTGGTCTCGGCGGAGAACCGCTGCGAGTACTGCCTGGCGAGCCACTCCGCCTACCTGCGGGAGGTCAGCGGGGACGAAACCCTCCCCGAGGTCCTGGCCGCCAACTACCGCCGGGCCCCCTTGAGCCCTCGGGAGAGGGCCCTTTTGGACTTTGCGGTGAAGGTCACCGGCCCCTCCTGGACCTTGGGGGAGGAGGACCTGGTCCCCTTGCGGGCGGCTGGCCTATGCGATGAGGCCATCCTCGAGGCGGCCCAGGTGGCGGCCATGTTCAACTTCACCAACCGCCTGGCCAACGCCCTGGGCTGGAAACCCAACCCCGAGTACTACCGGTTGGGCCGGGGCGGGCCCTGA
- a CDS encoding VWA domain-containing protein — translation MVRSVSGIHLLRALVLLGLLLAFLDPRLSLPGRVVYLLDFSPSARESVFALAENLPRGASYVAFAERAAPIASPTARRLDLGEGTDLRAAFQEALKLRPSRVVLVSDGLLDPVPPPFPLDALYVPPRPYVDLRLVPPLYPLLGETVAVGVVLEAPRPTEALLRVEGPAGPLEKRLLVEGRRVLTYTFPLVESAEVRAVAEGPWGRSEAGVRLNPADRARALVLGDPALARYLEAQGFAVEESLQLPPSLEQLDLVAVGVGVLDLPQGAPEALRDYLRQGGGLLFTATPKGLFFGGWDRALPEDLPLKPLGRKGAALVLVLDVSGSMEGEKLAMAVTGALELVRSAAPEDYLGVVLFSSAPRILFPPRPMTEQGKREAESLLLSLRAGGGTVLGGAFQEALRLLQEVPVERKAILVLSDGIIFDPPEPILTLAETSGVEVSTLALGADADASFLEELARRGGGRFYQAATAGELPRLFLREGQEIFQGEGLEGRFPAEALPHPLTQGFAFPSLRVLLPARAEPWAEVLLQSEERVVLALGERGEGRVAALATDLSRSWRDWEEAAPFLGGLARYLAGTRQALALHAYPQGEEVRVVVLGRLEAPLALAGGKEIPLLPTGPLSHEVFLREEGVLLDGKRRLPLALPLPGEWSPRDGEAVLRALAEGSGGRLLSLGELPERASAPLSLRPYLLALALLLFLLERLLEARAHGATTPRPLGG, via the coding sequence ATGGTGCGGAGCGTGTCTGGGATCCACCTCCTCAGGGCGCTTGTCCTTCTGGGCCTCCTCCTGGCCTTTCTGGACCCCCGCCTCTCCCTTCCAGGCCGGGTGGTCTACCTCCTGGACTTCTCCCCCTCCGCCCGGGAGAGCGTCTTCGCCTTGGCGGAAAACCTCCCCAGGGGCGCCAGCTACGTGGCCTTCGCCGAGCGGGCGGCCCCGATTGCCTCCCCCACGGCGAGAAGGCTGGACCTGGGGGAGGGGACGGACCTAAGGGCGGCCTTCCAGGAGGCCCTAAAGCTCAGGCCCAGCCGGGTGGTCCTGGTCTCCGATGGCCTCCTGGACCCCGTGCCCCCGCCCTTCCCCCTGGATGCCCTCTATGTGCCCCCCAGGCCCTACGTGGACCTGCGCCTGGTCCCGCCCCTTTACCCCCTTCTCGGGGAGACCGTGGCCGTAGGGGTGGTCCTCGAGGCCCCCCGCCCCACCGAGGCCCTCCTCCGGGTGGAAGGCCCTGCAGGGCCTTTGGAAAAGCGCCTTCTAGTGGAGGGGAGGCGGGTCCTCACCTACACCTTCCCCCTGGTGGAAAGCGCCGAGGTACGGGCGGTGGCCGAGGGGCCTTGGGGGAGGAGCGAGGCCGGGGTCCGTCTGAATCCCGCCGACCGCGCCAGGGCCTTGGTCCTGGGGGACCCGGCCCTAGCCCGTTACCTGGAGGCCCAGGGCTTCGCCGTGGAGGAGAGCCTCCAGCTCCCCCCTTCCCTTGAACAGCTGGACCTGGTGGCCGTGGGGGTGGGGGTGCTGGACCTCCCCCAAGGGGCCCCGGAGGCCCTGCGGGACTACCTGCGCCAAGGAGGGGGGCTGCTCTTCACCGCCACCCCCAAGGGCCTCTTCTTCGGAGGGTGGGACCGCGCCCTTCCGGAGGACCTCCCTTTGAAACCCTTAGGGCGCAAGGGGGCGGCCCTGGTCCTGGTCCTGGACGTCTCGGGGAGCATGGAGGGGGAGAAGCTCGCCATGGCGGTGACTGGGGCTTTGGAGCTCGTCAGGAGCGCCGCCCCCGAGGACTACCTGGGGGTGGTCCTCTTCAGCTCCGCCCCCCGCATCCTCTTCCCTCCGCGGCCCATGACCGAGCAGGGCAAGAGGGAGGCGGAAAGCCTCCTCCTCTCTCTCCGGGCAGGAGGGGGTACGGTGCTGGGCGGGGCCTTCCAGGAGGCCCTGAGGCTCTTGCAAGAGGTTCCCGTGGAGCGGAAGGCCATCCTGGTCCTCTCCGACGGGATCATCTTTGATCCCCCGGAGCCCATCCTCACCCTGGCCGAGACCTCGGGCGTAGAGGTGAGCACCCTGGCTCTGGGGGCGGATGCGGACGCCTCATTCCTGGAAGAGCTCGCCCGGAGGGGCGGGGGGCGGTTCTACCAGGCGGCCACCGCCGGTGAGCTCCCTAGGCTTTTCCTGAGGGAGGGGCAGGAGATCTTCCAAGGGGAGGGCCTGGAGGGGCGCTTCCCCGCGGAGGCCCTTCCCCATCCCCTAACCCAGGGCTTCGCCTTTCCCTCCCTCCGCGTCCTCCTCCCCGCCAGGGCGGAGCCTTGGGCCGAGGTCCTCCTCCAAAGCGAGGAGCGGGTGGTGCTGGCCTTGGGGGAGCGGGGGGAGGGGAGGGTGGCCGCCCTGGCCACGGATCTCTCCCGCTCCTGGAGGGACTGGGAGGAGGCGGCTCCTTTTCTTGGCGGGCTCGCCCGCTATCTGGCGGGGACCCGCCAGGCCCTGGCCCTCCACGCCTACCCCCAGGGGGAGGAGGTGCGGGTGGTGGTTCTGGGGAGGCTGGAGGCCCCGCTGGCCCTAGCGGGGGGCAAGGAGATTCCCCTGCTTCCCACGGGTCCCCTGAGCCACGAGGTGTTCTTGCGGGAGGAGGGGGTGTTGTTGGACGGGAAACGGCGCCTGCCCCTTGCCCTTCCCCTCCCCGGGGAGTGGAGCCCCCGGGACGGGGAGGCCGTCCTCAGGGCCCTGGCCGAGGGGAGCGGGGGCAGGCTCCTCAGCTTAGGGGAACTTCCGGAGAGGGCCTCCGCTCCCCTCTCCCTTAGGCCCTACCTCCTGGCCTTGGCCCTCCTCCTCTTCCTCCTAGAGCGGCTCCTGGAGGCCCGAGCCCATGGGGCCACAACCCCAAGGCCTTTGGGAGGTTAG
- a CDS encoding bifunctional 3,4-dihydroxy-2-butanone-4-phosphate synthase/GTP cyclohydrolase II, translating into MEGLAGVKELLEELRQGRPVILVDDEDRENEGDLIMAAEHVTPEWVNFMLRECRGLLCVAMAEERAQALDLPLMVARNQDPQGTRFTVSVDARGTTTGISAFERAATIRLLADPEVGPQDFRRPGHIFPLVAWPGGVLRRAGHTEATVDLLRLAGLTPVGSLIEILKEDGTMARLPDLLEFAGRHGLKVGTIADLIRYRLLKGDLYVRREAEASLPTRFGEFRILAYRDALTGGEHAALVMGSWGSEEPVLVRMHSECLTGDALHSLRCDCGFQRDLALERIAQERKGILVYLRQEGRGIGLVNKIRAYHLQDQGLDTVEANLALGFPPDLRDYGVGAQILYDLGVRKMRLLTNNPRKVRALSGFGIEIVERVPLRAGDNPFNERYLQAKREKLGHWMD; encoded by the coding sequence ATGGAGGGGCTTGCGGGCGTCAAGGAGCTCCTGGAGGAACTCCGCCAGGGCCGTCCGGTGATCCTGGTGGACGACGAGGACCGGGAGAACGAGGGGGACCTCATCATGGCGGCGGAGCACGTCACCCCGGAGTGGGTGAACTTCATGCTCCGGGAGTGCCGGGGCCTCCTCTGCGTGGCCATGGCTGAGGAAAGGGCCCAGGCCCTGGACCTCCCCCTCATGGTGGCGAGGAACCAGGACCCCCAGGGCACCCGCTTCACCGTGAGCGTGGACGCCAGGGGCACCACCACCGGCATCTCCGCCTTTGAGCGGGCGGCCACCATCAGGCTCCTCGCCGACCCCGAGGTGGGGCCGCAGGACTTCCGCCGCCCGGGGCACATATTCCCCCTGGTGGCGTGGCCGGGCGGGGTCTTGCGCCGGGCGGGGCACACCGAGGCCACGGTGGACCTCCTGCGCCTTGCCGGCCTCACCCCGGTGGGGAGCCTCATTGAGATCCTCAAGGAGGACGGGACGATGGCCCGCCTCCCCGACCTCCTGGAGTTTGCAGGGAGGCATGGCCTCAAGGTGGGGACCATCGCCGACCTCATCCGCTACCGGCTTTTGAAGGGGGACCTCTACGTGCGCCGGGAGGCGGAGGCGAGCCTTCCCACCCGCTTCGGGGAGTTCCGCATCCTGGCCTACCGGGACGCCCTTACGGGAGGGGAGCACGCCGCCCTCGTCATGGGCTCTTGGGGGTCTGAGGAGCCTGTCCTCGTGCGCATGCACTCGGAGTGCCTCACCGGGGACGCCCTCCACTCCCTGAGGTGCGACTGCGGCTTCCAGCGGGACCTGGCCCTGGAACGCATCGCTCAGGAGCGGAAGGGGATCTTGGTCTACCTCAGGCAGGAGGGGCGGGGGATCGGCCTTGTGAACAAGATCCGGGCCTATCATCTCCAGGACCAGGGACTGGACACGGTGGAGGCCAACCTGGCCTTGGGCTTCCCCCCGGACCTCCGGGACTACGGGGTGGGAGCCCAGATCCTCTACGACCTGGGGGTCAGGAAGATGCGCCTCCTCACCAACAACCCCAGGAAGGTCAGGGCCCTTTCCGGCTTTGGTATAGAGATCGTGGAGCGCGTCCCTCTGAGGGCTGGGGACAACCCCTTCAACGAGCGCTACCTCCAGGCCAAGAGGGAGAAGCTGGGCCACTGGATGGACTGA
- a CDS encoding riboflavin synthase: MFTGLVEETGEILEVREGPFLGVRILAKKVLEDLRVGDSVAVDGVCLTAVAVDGEGFWVELAQETLGRTAPTWRVGHRPNLERALRVGDRLGGHLVTGHVDGVAELVGIREAPGARDYFFRPPREYARYIAEKGSVTLNGVSLTVAGLEGEAFFVTLIPHTLAVTNLGGLRVGDRVNLEVDLIARYLERLLGRA; this comes from the coding sequence ATGTTCACGGGGCTGGTGGAGGAGACGGGGGAGATCCTGGAGGTTCGGGAAGGCCCCTTCCTGGGGGTAAGGATCCTGGCCAAGAAGGTCCTGGAGGACCTTAGGGTGGGGGACTCCGTGGCCGTGGACGGGGTCTGTCTCACCGCCGTCGCCGTGGACGGGGAAGGGTTTTGGGTGGAGCTAGCCCAGGAGACCCTGGGGCGCACCGCCCCCACCTGGCGGGTGGGCCACCGCCCCAACCTGGAAAGGGCCCTAAGGGTGGGGGACCGCCTGGGGGGGCACCTCGTCACCGGGCACGTGGACGGGGTGGCGGAGCTCGTGGGCATCCGGGAGGCCCCGGGGGCCAGGGATTACTTCTTCCGGCCCCCCAGGGAATACGCCCGCTACATCGCGGAAAAGGGAAGCGTAACCCTGAACGGGGTCTCCCTCACGGTGGCCGGGCTTGAGGGGGAGGCCTTCTTCGTGACCCTCATCCCCCACACCCTGGCCGTGACCAACCTGGGGGGGCTAAGGGTGGGGGACAGGGTGAACCTCGAGGTGGACCTCATCGCCCGGTATCTGGAGAGGCTTTTGGGGAGGGCTTGA
- the ribD gene encoding bifunctional diaminohydroxyphosphoribosylaminopyrimidine deaminase/5-amino-6-(5-phosphoribosylamino)uracil reductase RibD, translating into MRDLDERFLRRALQLAERARGHTHPNPLVGAVVVREGRIVGEGHHPRAGAPHAEVLALEEAGERARGATLYVTLEPCDHFGRTPPCSLALVQAGVARVVLAARDPNPLAQGGAERLRQAGVEVEAGLLEEEAREQNEVFFFAQKKGRPFVLLKAALTLDGKVATLSGDARWVSSEASRRVAQAYRQWLPAVVVGVGTVLKDDPALTVRNPDFRPFPLMLEPPPLRDPLKVVLDTEARTPPSARLFREGPRGEAARVLVLVGEGAPKARVEALKAAGARVVALPREGGWVSPERALALLLEEGIDGVLLEGGPRLAAAFLERGLVDKLALFLAPKLVGEGRGLLEGFGVERMAEALRLRLHRREWLGEDLWLEAYLEA; encoded by the coding sequence TTGCGCGACCTAGACGAGCGTTTCCTGCGAAGAGCCCTGCAGCTGGCCGAGAGGGCCAGGGGCCACACCCACCCCAACCCCCTGGTGGGGGCGGTGGTGGTGCGGGAGGGGCGGATCGTGGGGGAGGGGCATCACCCCAGGGCGGGGGCCCCCCACGCCGAGGTCCTGGCCCTGGAGGAGGCGGGGGAGAGGGCCCGGGGGGCTACCCTTTACGTGACCCTCGAGCCCTGCGACCACTTTGGCCGCACCCCTCCCTGCTCCCTGGCCTTGGTCCAGGCGGGCGTGGCCCGGGTGGTCCTGGCGGCCCGGGACCCGAACCCCCTGGCCCAAGGAGGGGCGGAAAGGCTCCGGCAGGCGGGGGTAGAGGTGGAGGCCGGGCTTTTGGAGGAGGAGGCCAGGGAACAGAACGAGGTTTTCTTCTTCGCCCAGAAGAAGGGCCGCCCCTTCGTCCTCCTCAAGGCAGCCCTCACCCTGGACGGGAAGGTGGCCACCCTTTCTGGGGACGCCCGCTGGGTGTCCTCGGAGGCGAGCCGCCGGGTGGCCCAGGCCTACCGGCAGTGGCTCCCCGCGGTGGTTGTGGGGGTGGGCACGGTCCTGAAGGACGACCCGGCCCTCACCGTGCGGAACCCCGACTTCCGCCCCTTCCCCCTGATGCTAGAGCCCCCGCCCCTCCGGGACCCCCTCAAGGTGGTCCTGGACACCGAGGCCCGCACACCCCCCTCGGCCCGCCTCTTCCGGGAAGGCCCCCGGGGGGAGGCGGCCCGGGTCCTGGTCCTGGTGGGAGAAGGGGCCCCGAAGGCGCGGGTGGAGGCCCTCAAGGCCGCCGGGGCCCGGGTGGTGGCCCTTCCCCGGGAGGGGGGGTGGGTGAGCCCGGAAAGGGCCCTGGCCCTCCTCCTGGAAGAGGGGATTGACGGGGTCCTTTTGGAGGGGGGGCCAAGGCTTGCCGCCGCCTTCCTGGAGAGGGGGCTTGTGGACAAGCTTGCCCTCTTCCTGGCCCCCAAGCTCGTAGGGGAGGGAAGGGGGCTTCTGGAGGGGTTTGGCGTGGAGCGGATGGCCGAGGCCTTAAGGCTTCGCCTCCACCGCCGGGAGTGGCTGGGGGAGGACCTGTGGCTAGAGGCCTACCTGGAGGCGTGA
- the rimP gene encoding ribosome maturation factor RimP translates to MDLWRLVEEAVAPLDLEVLEVKEAPGEVLVRLERKDEKPIRVADLERASRHIEAALDREDPIPGSYRLLVESPGPKRPLFTRRHFERFQGLRAKVPGPEGFVGRILRVEGEEVVFQVGPEERRLTLGTFRATLAEWPEEPR, encoded by the coding sequence GTGGACCTTTGGCGGCTTGTGGAAGAGGCGGTGGCCCCCTTGGACCTCGAGGTCCTGGAGGTCAAGGAGGCCCCGGGGGAGGTGCTGGTGCGGCTTGAGCGCAAGGACGAAAAGCCCATCCGCGTGGCCGATCTGGAGCGGGCAAGCCGCCACATTGAGGCCGCGTTGGACCGGGAGGACCCCATCCCGGGGAGCTACCGGCTTCTGGTGGAGTCCCCCGGCCCCAAAAGGCCCCTCTTCACCCGCCGCCACTTTGAGCGCTTCCAGGGCCTAAGGGCCAAAGTGCCGGGCCCGGAGGGCTTTGTGGGGCGCATCCTCCGGGTGGAGGGGGAGGAGGTGGTCTTCCAAGTGGGGCCCGAGGAAAGGCGCCTTACCCTGGGCACCTTCCGCGCCACCCTTGCCGAGTGGCCCGAGGAGCCCAGATAG